The genomic interval TCAAAGGCGCCCTCCTTTATCGCCCTTACCGCCAGGTCTACGGAGCCGAAGGCGGTCATGAGTATCACCGGTATGAGGGGGTTCTCTTCCTTCACCGCCATGAGGACATCCATGCCGTTTTTCTGGGGGAGTTTCAGGTCGGTGAGGACAAGGTCAATTTTGTCGGTTCTCACTTTCCTAATCCCTTCCGTGCCGTCCCGTGCGATGACAGGGCGATACCCCGCGGTCTCGATAGTCTCCTTCAGCATCTGCGCCATCGACTCTTTGTCTTCAACGATGAGGATTGATTCCATGGAGAGCCTTTCTGATCCCCCGCGCGGCCTGCCGTATCCTGTGCTCGTTTTCGACGAGGGCAAATCGTATGAAGTCGTCTCCGCCCTCGCCGAAGCCTATCCCGGGGGAGACGGCGACGCCGGCCTCCTTAATGAGGAACTTGCTGAATTCGAGAGAACCCATCTTCTTGAACGGCTCCGGAATTTCTGCCCACACAAACATCGTCGCCTTGGGCGGTTCGAGGTTCCAGCCGTCCTTATGAAGCCCCTTGATGAGGGCATTTCTCCGGGACTCGTAGGTCTTTCGAATATCAGCAACGCAATCCTGGGGCCCTCTGAGGGCGATGATGCTCGCGATCTGAATTGGCTGAAACATCCCGTAATCGAGATAACTCTTAATCTTTGTGAGAGCGCCGACCATTTCCCTGTTACCGCAGCAGAACCCGACCCTCCATCCAGCCATGGAGTAGCTCTTCGTGAGCGAGAAGAACTCGACCCCAACATCCTTAGCACCGTGAGCCTGGAGGAAGCTCGGGGCTCGGTATCCGTCAAAACAGAGATCCGCATAGGCGAAATCATGGATCACGAAGATATCGTGTTCCTTCGCGAATGCCACGACCTTCTGAAAGAAATCGAGTTCAATGCACTCCGTTGTGGGGTTGTGGGGGAAATTTATCGTGAGCATCTTTGGTTTGGGCCATGACGACTTGAACGCCTTTTCCATCTCCTCGAAAAAATTATAGCCCCTCCCTGTCGGGATATATCTCACCTCGGCTCCTGCAAGGATCGCACTGTAGGGGTGAATGGGATAAGCAGGGGTCGGTGTCATGACGACGTCGCCGGGACCGAGTATGGCGTATGCGAGGTGGCTTAATCCTTCTTTGGCCCCGATCGTTGCGACAACCTCTGTCTCGGGATCCAAGTCGACATCATACCGCCGCTTGTACCATTCGGTAATGGCGATTCGCAACTGCGTTATGCCCCGTGATGCCGAGTAGCGGTGGTTCTTCGGATTGTTTGCCGCCTCACAGAGCTTGTCTACGATATGTTTTGGTGTCGGGAGGTCGGGATTCCCCATGCCGAGGTCTATGATGTCCTCGCCCTTCCTCCTCGCGTCCATCTTCAGGGCGTTTACGATGGCAAAAACGTATGGCGGAAGCCTTTTTATCCTGTTGAATTCTAACATGCGTACTCCTCAGCACATAATGGGTCTAATCGAGACAAGTCTTAATATACCAGATTTGTTACGCTTTTGCTAAGAACGAAGACCTCTGCGCTCCAGGAAATTCATCACTTCCGATCTCACCGTTTCATGAAAGAGTATCCCGGCATGATTGACGGCAAAGATCCGATGTTCATGGTCCCAGGGAAGTCTTGAGCTCTCAAGAGAGACGAGGCCATCTCCCTTCCCGTTCTTCATCTCGTCCGGGAGAAACCTTTCCGGGATGACGTTCTCAAAAACTTGAGGAAAGGAAAGAACCTCCTGTGGTTTCATTCCGTCTTCTTCCACCCCATTTGGTACCATCCGATAAAGAGAAAAGAGCTTCGGGTCTTTCCCCCCTGCCGAAAAGTACCGTACTCCTTCGATCGGCTTATCATTGAGGGACCTGAAGAAGAGGGCATCGGGAAGCAACTCTTTGACCGCCCGGCTCGAGAGAAATTCAGCGATCCTCTTTATGGTATATGATACGGTTCCCTTCTCCGGCTCGAACAGAAGCTGGTTCAGAAGAGCGGCTACTGGCGAGAGGTAAGTTGCCCATAGGGCCATTCTGCTCCCCTTGTGGGGCGTCGCAAGCGTGAGCAGGCTCCTCACCCGGTCGTCTCCGGAGGCGAGGTACGCCCGCGCGATGAGACCGCCCCTGCTGTGGCCGATAAGGATTATCCCTGACTTGCAGAAATCCCTGTAGAGTGTCGTGACACGCCGCAGTTCCGAGACCGCCACTCGTATGCCGGATGCTGGTCGCTGCTGGTTCCACGTGATGACCGTATGCCCCCGTTCTTTGAGGTCGTGAAAGAGCGTCGTGAGGTTCTCGGGGGGGGTGCCGAAGGAAAATCCCCTCCCTTCAGCCTGTTCATTCGTGTCTAGTCTCTCGGGTTTTTCGCTGACAAGCAGACTGACCGGAACCCTGCCGCCGAGCAGCCTCGACTCTTGCGGGGATACCCATATTCGCTGGTCCATTCCGAGCCCGTGGATGAAGACAACGGCAGGCTTGTCTCCGGATCCCTCGATGATTGTCGTGTCGAGTTTCATAGGCCTAAGTTATAACAAAAGCTAATGAATTTATAAAGGATTTTTTATTTACAATTTCCCTGTCCAAGTGATATAAAATACAACTCCCAAAAATTTCCCAGGAGGTATCTCCATGAAACTATGTGTGCTTGTCAGCGACTTCAGGAATATGGATGACACATTATCACGACTGAAGGCGGATAAACTCGGCGTCTTCCTCGTCAGCAACGGTGTATACCACGCAGCGCTAAAAGAGGGCGGCAAGAAATCTTCGATCCTGGAAAAATCTCCCCACCTCTACGTGCTCTCTGAAGACCTGGAGTCAAGGGGATTTTCCGAGAGTGAAATTGACACCAGAGTGAGATCCATAACATACAGCGGCCTCGTCGATTTGCTATTCAACGAATACGAAAAAATTATTTGGATTTAGGAGGTATCATGGCCAAACTCACCATTGGTATTTTTTCATCACTTGTCGGTTCTCTCTCCCTCGATTTCGCGGTTAAACTCTCACAAGCCGCTATAAAGAAGGGACACTCAGTAGATTTCTGGCTGTCGGGGAACGCAACGATGCTTTCCAAGAAAGGCCAGCGGTCTTTTAAGGACTATTCTGCACTCCAAAAGCCCGTTCAGGAACTTTTGGCGACCGGGAAGTTTCAGATAACCGCGTGTGAGGCGTGTGCTGAGGCAAGGGGATTTCATAAGGAGGATACCATGGAGGGGTGCAAGCGCCACAGCATGGACTGGTACCTCGCAAGCTGCTTCAGTGCAGACAGGGTTCTCCACATAGGAGGTGATTAATATGGCAACAAAAAAACTTTCATTCATCGTGAAGAGTCTCCCCTATAAAACCGAGGCGTCGAGGCTCGCGTTAACACATGCCATCGCAAGTCAGACCGTAGAGATTTACCTGGAAGACGGTGACATGGTGGAACCGGTTCTCGCATTCATGGGTGATGGCGTGTTAAACTGTCTCAAGGACCAAACCGCCATGAACCTTTACGGAGTGACCAGTCTTGAGCAACATATAAAGAATTCGTTGCTCCTTGACTTAAAGGTGATAATCTGTAAAGAGGATGTGGAGAAGTTTGGTCTTTCCGAAGACGCATTGATTATGGATGCCGAAGATATCGGGGGAGAGACGAAGGCCAGCATCGCACCATTCAGCGAGATTATGAAGGAGATGGACTCTTCTGACCATCTCCTATTCTTTTAAGGAGGAACTATGGGAGAACTGAGCACTGCAACACCGACAGAAACACTTGATGTCCTTGGAAGGGTATGTCCATACCCTCTCGTCTTGACAAAAAAAGCGATGGAGAAATTGCCCAGTGGAGCCGTCATTAAGGTGTTATGTGATGCGCCTGCGTCGGCTGAGGACTCTATTCCAAGGTATGCGGAGAAACAGGGTTTCAAGTTCGAATCCGTGAGGCACGAGGGCTACTGGGAGCTGTACATACAGAAGAAGTAAAAAGTCCCCGGAGATTCCCTCCCCGGCAACTTT from Thermodesulfovibrionales bacterium carries:
- the alaC gene encoding alanine transaminase — encoded protein: MLEFNRIKRLPPYVFAIVNALKMDARRKGEDIIDLGMGNPDLPTPKHIVDKLCEAANNPKNHRYSASRGITQLRIAITEWYKRRYDVDLDPETEVVATIGAKEGLSHLAYAILGPGDVVMTPTPAYPIHPYSAILAGAEVRYIPTGRGYNFFEEMEKAFKSSWPKPKMLTINFPHNPTTECIELDFFQKVVAFAKEHDIFVIHDFAYADLCFDGYRAPSFLQAHGAKDVGVEFFSLTKSYSMAGWRVGFCCGNREMVGALTKIKSYLDYGMFQPIQIASIIALRGPQDCVADIRKTYESRRNALIKGLHKDGWNLEPPKATMFVWAEIPEPFKKMGSLEFSKFLIKEAGVAVSPGIGFGEGGDDFIRFALVENEHRIRQAARGIRKALHGINPHR
- a CDS encoding alpha/beta fold hydrolase, producing the protein MKLDTTIIEGSGDKPAVVFIHGLGMDQRIWVSPQESRLLGGRVPVSLLVSEKPERLDTNEQAEGRGFSFGTPPENLTTLFHDLKERGHTVITWNQQRPASGIRVAVSELRRVTTLYRDFCKSGIILIGHSRGGLIARAYLASGDDRVRSLLTLATPHKGSRMALWATYLSPVAALLNQLLFEPEKGTVSYTIKRIAEFLSSRAVKELLPDALFFRSLNDKPIEGVRYFSAGGKDPKLFSLYRMVPNGVEEDGMKPQEVLSFPQVFENVIPERFLPDEMKNGKGDGLVSLESSRLPWDHEHRIFAVNHAGILFHETVRSEVMNFLERRGLRS
- a CDS encoding DsrH/TusB family sulfur metabolism protein — its product is MKLCVLVSDFRNMDDTLSRLKADKLGVFLVSNGVYHAALKEGGKKSSILEKSPHLYVLSEDLESRGFSESEIDTRVRSITYSGLVDLLFNEYEKIIWI
- a CDS encoding DsrE family protein, which produces MAKLTIGIFSSLVGSLSLDFAVKLSQAAIKKGHSVDFWLSGNATMLSKKGQRSFKDYSALQKPVQELLATGKFQITACEACAEARGFHKEDTMEGCKRHSMDWYLASCFSADRVLHIGGD
- a CDS encoding DsrE family protein codes for the protein MATKKLSFIVKSLPYKTEASRLALTHAIASQTVEIYLEDGDMVEPVLAFMGDGVLNCLKDQTAMNLYGVTSLEQHIKNSLLLDLKVIICKEDVEKFGLSEDALIMDAEDIGGETKASIAPFSEIMKEMDSSDHLLFF
- a CDS encoding sulfurtransferase TusA family protein, producing the protein MGELSTATPTETLDVLGRVCPYPLVLTKKAMEKLPSGAVIKVLCDAPASAEDSIPRYAEKQGFKFESVRHEGYWELYIQKK